The DNA sequence GTAGCGGCCGCGCCACTTGAACCGGGGGCTCGGGTGCCCGCGCTTCTCGGTGAAGTAGAGATAGTTGTCGCCGGGAGGGATTTGGCGAAGCAGACCGTGATGCTGGCCGCCCGCGAAATGCCCTTCGTCGGAGGCGTTCTCCTCGGTGTCGAGATCGGCAAGCACCGCCCCAGCAGTGACCCAGGGCAGCAGGCTGGACTCAGGATCGCTGGAGTGGGTGGGGCTAGGCAACTCCACGTTGCCGTCGAGCGCGCCGACCACGAAGCAGCGCTCGCGGATCTGCGGCACGCCAAAGTTTGCAGCGTTGAGCACGTCGGTCGAGACCTTGTAGCCGAGCTTCTCGGCGCGCGCGATGATCGTCTCCAGCGCGTCGGCGTGGACCTTGTAGGCCAGGCCCTTCACATTCTCGAGGATGAAGGCGCGCGGGCGCACCCAGTCGAGCATGCGCAGATAACCGTTGATCGTCTCCCACCCATTGGGGTCATCGAGCGCGCGCGGCTTGTCCTTGCGGTAGAAGCGGCTCTTGGAGAAGGGAGGGCAAGGCGGCCCGCCAGCAACCAGGTCGATCTCGCCGATGCTGCCGCCAAGCGCGTCGGCCACATCCGCGCGGGTCAAGGCGCCAATCCGTCCGCCAAGGAACGGCGTTGCAGGAAAGTTGCGGCGCCAGGTCTCGGCGCAAAGCCGCTCGAGATCCGACGCGAGGACGGTCCGGAAGCCGGCCTCATGGAGCCCGAGATCCAGGCCGCCGCAGCCGCTGAACAAGCTGATGCTACGCAATGCTATTCCCCCTCTACCGGTCAACCGTGGCGAGCACCGCCTCAACCATGCGCCGCGCAAGCGGCGGCGGCACCGCGTTGCCCATCTGCCGGACCTTGTCGCGCCGGCTTCCAACAAGATTGTAGCCTTCCGGGAAGCCCTGCAGAGCCGCCATCTCGACCGTGCGCAAGCGCCGGCTGTTCCAATGGAAGGGTCCTGTCCAGGGCCCCGGCGAGGCGGCGATGGTCCAGGAGGGCCGATCCGGTGACAGCTTCAGCAGGAAGTTCCAGAAGCGCGTCTCGGTTACGAAGGTGGGGTCGGGATGGCCTGCCCAGGCTGTATGCGCCTTGTAGTTCCAGCCCGGCGGCACCGTGCGCAGATGCTCGGCCCAGCGGCCCGTGACAAGCTCCTCCGGCTCGAAGAACTGCGGCCGGTCAAAGCCTTGCAGCGCCTCGCCTGCGGTGAGCGCCGGCTTGCGTCCCGCCTCATCCTTGAGCGTGTGTGTGGGCTCCGGCGCGGCGGGGGCGCCGCTCTTGGCGCCCAGCAGGAACACACGCTCGCGAGTCTGGGCGACGCCATGCTCTGCGGCGTTCGCGGTGACCTGCGTCACCGAATAGCCCGCCGCCTCCGCGGCGTGCCGAAAGCCATCCAGCACAGGCCGGTTGCGTGGATGCTTGATGCTGGGGACATTCTCGAACACGAAGCCGTCAGCGTTCGATTCGAAGATCAGCCGCCAGAACTCCTCGACCAGCGTGCGGCGCGCGTCCGGTCGCGCCTCGGTTGGCGCAGGCGGCCGGTCCATCGCGATGCCCGCAGCGCGCGCGCGCCGATAGCGCGACTCCTCGCCGTCCTCGACCCAATAGGCTGCCTTGGAGAAGGGCTGGCACGGCGCCCCGCCAACCACGATCAGCGGATCTCCGGGGGCAAGACGGGCAGCTTGGCGAAGGTCCAGGCCCGTGATCGCTGCGACATCGCCTTCGATCACCGCGCCGTGATAGCGCTCATTAGCGCACATCGTCCTGCATGCGACCGGGTCAAGCTCGACGCAGGCGCGCACCTCGCAGCCGGCATCGGTCGCGCCGATGCTCAGGCCGCCGGCGCCGGCGAAGAGGTCGATCACAGGCATGCGGGCCTTGCCGCGTCCCAGCGAGGCGGCAGCGCTGCCCCCAGCCTCGACGCCGGGCTGGGCCAGGGTTTCGACGAGAGCCATGGCTAGCGCCGCCGCGCGAAATCGAGCGGCAGCTGAGCTTCGCGGCCCTGCTCAACCAGCTGGTCGACCGCATAGCGGACCAGCCAGGCGACGCTGACCTTATGCTTGGCTGCGAGTTCCTTGAGCGCCTGCTCCTGGGCCCGGCTTAGCGAGGCTGTCACTCGGACCACGCCTTCCTCTGCAATGATCGCCACTGACTTCTCCGCTGCACTTTGCAGCATTCTTCTGCACCATGACTCAGAGTGGTGCAAGAGCAGAACATAACAGGATCAAATAAACTTGAGCAGCCTTGCGTCAAGCTCCGCATCGTGGCCAAGCTCGCATTCCCAGATAATGAGGAGGCGCCAGCCTAGTGCACCAAGCGCTTCCGCCGTCGCGCGATCCCGAACAACATTTCGCTCAAGCTTGGGCAGCCAATAGTCCTGCCGCGTGCGCGGCTTGGTCGCGTGCCGGCAGCCGGGATGCTGATGCCAGAAGCATCCGTGCACCTGAATCGCCGCTCGATGCCTGGGCAGGACAATGTCGGGCGTGCCGGGAAGATCGCGCCGATGCAGCCGGAAGCGGAAGCCGAGCGCATGGAGCCGGCGCCGAACCCGCATTTCCGGCTTGGTGTCTTTCTTGCGGATCGCCCGCATCGTGCTCGAGCGGGCGGGGCTAGGTGGCTCGTCCATCCCGCTTTCTACCGCATTGCGACCCGCGAGCGAAGCGGGGCTGCAGCTGCCATGGGCTCCGCGCTCGACACCGGCCTTGATCGAGCTAGTAATGCTTGCGGGATGACGGAGGGCACATGGCAACCATCGAATCGAATGACGAAACCGTCGCGGATGTGCTCAAGTCATTCTACGTCGTTCCAGACTATCAGCGCGAGTATGTCTGGGAGGAATCCCAGGTCGATCAGCTGCTGCGTGACATCAGGACCGAGCAGCTTGAGGGAGGCGACGCAGAGTATTTCATTGGGTCGATCGTTGTCTGCCCACGGCCGGATGGCGCCTTTGACCTGATTGATGGCCAGCAGCGCACGACCACGCTGTTCGTCACGCTATGCGCTATCCGTGACCGGCTGGCGACGCTGGGCGAGACCCAGGTCGCAAGCATATCAAAGCTGATTGCCGATACAGCGGTCGATGCGGAGGGCAACGACGTCTTCCGCGCGCGGCTCGACCCGCAATATTCCGATGCGGGCGATGTTTTCCAGAAGCTGCAGGACGGCGAGGTGCCGCCAGTAGCAGGCACCCGCTCGATGCGGAACGTAGCGATAGCCTATGCGACTGCGCTTCGGTTCCTGGAGGAGGAGCTAGGAGCAGATCCGCAGGCCGTCCGCAAGTTCTACGGCTATCTTGCCGGCAAGGTGAAGCTGATACGAATCCGCACCGACAGCTTGGCCCGGGCGCTCAAGATATTCGAGACAATCAACGATCGCGGCGTCGGCCTCGATGCGATGGACCTGCTCAAGAACCTCCTCTTCATCCGGACAGCGCCGGCCGAGTTCGAGAAGCTCAAGAATCGCTGGAAGGCGCTGACCGATGCGCTCTACGACGCGGGTGAGAAGCCGCTCCGGTTCCTGCGTTACTATATCTTTGCCACCTACGGCGTGACCAAGCTGCGCGAGGATGAGCTCTATGCGTGGCTGAGCGCTAATGACGCCAAGGTTGGCTATGGCAAGGATCCGCTCGGCTTTGTGGATCGGCTGGCCGGTGCGCTGGCGAGCTACCTCCATTTCCTCGACGGGCTAGGCACGGACGGCAAGCTGCACCCGCGGGTGCAGGCGATCTCGCTGCTCGCTGGTCGAGCGACCCGTCAGCATCTCATCCTGCTGCTAGCTGCCCGCAAGCTTCCTGCGGACATCTTCGACGCGCTGTGCCGCGACGTCGAATCCCTGCTGGTGACCTATCTTGTGACCCGAACCACGAGCCGCGAGTTCGAGGCGCTTTTCCCGGAATGGGCAGTGCGGGTCGCGGCGGTCGCCAGCTTGGAGGAATATCGAGCCTTCGCGTCGGCGACGCTGGTCGCGCGGCGGCGCGACCTGGCAGCGCGCTTCCATCGTGAGATGGCGTCGCTCAATGGCGCGAGCCTCAGGCAGTACCAGCTGCGCTACCTGCTCGCGAAGCTGACCCAGCATGTTGATCTCCTCGCCTACGGTGCGGAGAGCGAAGGATGCCGCTGGCTGTCGCGCTACACGGATGGCTCGAACATCCATATCGAGCACATCCTTCCCCAGACTCCCGATGATCCCGTTCGCGTTGAATTCGGTGAGGGGGCGGACGATTATGATCTCCTCTGGAGCATCGGGAACCTTGCGCTGGCTGAGCGATCGATCAACAGCTGGCTGGGACGGCGGCCTTTCTCGGAGAAGCGCCCGGTCTACCCCAAGTCGCAGCTGCTGCTGACCCGCGCCATTGCCGAGCAGCCCGGGATCGGAAATACTGCGATCGATCGGGCGGTGGCCGCCATGAAGCCGTTTGAGACCTGGAGCCGTGGCGATGTCATACAGCGGTCGCGGTGGCTGGCCGATCTTGCGATGGAGGTCTGGGACCTGCCCATGCCACCGGCTGCATCGGCGGCTTGAGAGCGAGCTAGCCGTCCAGCTCCAGCCGCCCAAGCAGCGCAGCCAGCTTCTCGGGTGTCTCAAGCAGCCTATGGCCGTCCCCCTCGACATGCGCGTGCAGCGCGCGCAACTTTGAGGCATCGGCAGCCGCCATCGCAGCTGTTCCGTGCGCTAGCCCGAGCGATCGTCGCAGCGCTCCCTCCTTGCGAGCAAGGACCATCCCTTCGGTTCCGTCGATGATCACCGCATGAGCTCGCTCATAGAACCAGTAGGTGAGCCCGCCTCGGCCGCCGAGATGGGCGCAGATGAAGCGGCGCGGCCACGCATCGACATCAGCCGCGCCCCACTCGCTGAATACGTCGCTGACGCTCCATCGCTTGATCGCGCTGCGCTCTTGGCGAGACAGGAGCCGCTCCGGGCGCGCATTATCCTCTGCAATCAGCGCTTTGGCGGTGTCGTCGCGATGATTGATCGTCGATGTGCCTCTGCTGAGGACAAAGCCCACGCCGCGGAAGCGCGCTGGGTCGGCGGCCATAGCATCGAGCAGTGAGAGCGGGTTCCTTGCACGAGTCACCCTAGCCGGGGGACTCGGTGGGCGCCAGCTGCTCTGGGCAAGCGCAATAGCATTGTCATCGACCTGCCTTGACCTGCGCCAAAGCTGCTCGAACCAGCGCTCGCCTTCGGCGAAGGCTGAACTCCCAGAGGCGTGAAGCGTGCCTGCCTCGTGCAGCCATGCAGGCTTATCGAAGCCGACACCTCCGCCCGAAGCGTTGGCGGAGCAGGCGACCATCCCGAGATCCGATAGATAGATCTTGGCGTGGAGCCCATCGACGCACCGCAGCTTGCGATTGCCTGGCGCGCCCAGGTCGATGAGCGCTTGCGGGTTGGTACCGCCGAGCGAGACATCACAGATGATGCGAGCATCGCTTGGCAGTCCTGCCGTGCTGACCAGGCTTTCGGATCCCTTGCCCCAGAAGGCCACCGC is a window from the Altererythrobacter sp. B11 genome containing:
- a CDS encoding DNA cytosine methyltransferase produces the protein MRSISLFSGCGGLDLGLHEAGFRTVLASDLERLCAETWRRNFPATPFLGGRIGALTRADVADALGGSIGEIDLVAGGPPCPPFSKSRFYRKDKPRALDDPNGWETINGYLRMLDWVRPRAFILENVKGLAYKVHADALETIIARAEKLGYKVSTDVLNAANFGVPQIRERCFVVGALDGNVELPSPTHSSDPESSLLPWVTAGAVLADLDTEENASDEGHFAGGQHHGLLRQIPPGDNYLYFTEKRGHPSPRFKWRGRYWSFLLKLSPDMPSWTIQARRSNNMGPFHWQNRILRISEIKRLQTFPDSFDLAGTIEQQWRQVGNAVPPMLAAAVGRSVAEAIGAPLRDAA
- a CDS encoding DNA cytosine methyltransferase, which codes for MALVETLAQPGVEAGGSAAASLGRGKARMPVIDLFAGAGGLSIGATDAGCEVRACVELDPVACRTMCANERYHGAVIEGDVAAITGLDLRQAARLAPGDPLIVVGGAPCQPFSKAAYWVEDGEESRYRRARAAGIAMDRPPAPTEARPDARRTLVEEFWRLIFESNADGFVFENVPSIKHPRNRPVLDGFRHAAEAAGYSVTQVTANAAEHGVAQTRERVFLLGAKSGAPAAPEPTHTLKDEAGRKPALTAGEALQGFDRPQFFEPEELVTGRWAEHLRTVPPGWNYKAHTAWAGHPDPTFVTETRFWNFLLKLSPDRPSWTIAASPGPWTGPFHWNSRRLRTVEMAALQGFPEGYNLVGSRRDKVRQMGNAVPPPLARRMVEAVLATVDR
- a CDS encoding ribbon-helix-helix protein, CopG family, giving the protein MAIIAEEGVVRVTASLSRAQEQALKELAAKHKVSVAWLVRYAVDQLVEQGREAQLPLDFARRR
- a CDS encoding very short patch repair endonuclease — translated: MDEPPSPARSSTMRAIRKKDTKPEMRVRRRLHALGFRFRLHRRDLPGTPDIVLPRHRAAIQVHGCFWHQHPGCRHATKPRTRQDYWLPKLERNVVRDRATAEALGALGWRLLIIWECELGHDAELDARLLKFI
- a CDS encoding DUF262 domain-containing protein; amino-acid sequence: MATIESNDETVADVLKSFYVVPDYQREYVWEESQVDQLLRDIRTEQLEGGDAEYFIGSIVVCPRPDGAFDLIDGQQRTTTLFVTLCAIRDRLATLGETQVASISKLIADTAVDAEGNDVFRARLDPQYSDAGDVFQKLQDGEVPPVAGTRSMRNVAIAYATALRFLEEELGADPQAVRKFYGYLAGKVKLIRIRTDSLARALKIFETINDRGVGLDAMDLLKNLLFIRTAPAEFEKLKNRWKALTDALYDAGEKPLRFLRYYIFATYGVTKLREDELYAWLSANDAKVGYGKDPLGFVDRLAGALASYLHFLDGLGTDGKLHPRVQAISLLAGRATRQHLILLLAARKLPADIFDALCRDVESLLVTYLVTRTTSREFEALFPEWAVRVAAVASLEEYRAFASATLVARRRDLAARFHREMASLNGASLRQYQLRYLLAKLTQHVDLLAYGAESEGCRWLSRYTDGSNIHIEHILPQTPDDPVRVEFGEGADDYDLLWSIGNLALAERSINSWLGRRPFSEKRPVYPKSQLLLTRAIAEQPGIGNTAIDRAVAAMKPFETWSRGDVIQRSRWLADLAMEVWDLPMPPAASAA